The proteins below come from a single Conger conger chromosome 10, fConCon1.1, whole genome shotgun sequence genomic window:
- the cdk11b gene encoding cyclin-dependent kinase 11B isoform X7 — MGDEKDTWKVKTLDEILQEKKRRKELEEKADPKRQKPTDEREAKRDTLEEGELRDHRMEITIRNSPYLREDSTEDRGEEDESLAIKPPQQMARKEKSHHRKEERRKDKRRRRSHSTEGGKHIRAKDKDKEKERENERRKRQREEQDKARRDWERQKRRELARAHSRMERDRLEQLERQRERERKLREQQQKEQREQKERERRAEERRKERDTRREVPSHHRGQLDDYGEKPKPRHRSRSPVRPPRDSKPEQPDPRRIAVREEKPEDRDLLSDLQDISDNERKTSTAESSSGSGSGSEEEEEEEEEEEEEEEEETSSQTEAEEGESASNSGGSEPSADEVSEEEQSEEEYEEEAENGNHIPPVPESRFDHDTEDSVGEEEETEEVEEGVPTPQSHSRSPTPDDKYIPDSPVMSPVELKKELPKYLPALQGCRSVEEFQCLNRIEEGTYGVVYRAKDKKTDEIVALKRLKMEKEKEGFPITSLREINTILKAQHPNIVTVREIVVGSNMDKIYIVMNYVEHDLKSLMETMKQPFLPGEVKTLMIQLLRGVRHLHDNWILHRDLKTSNLLLSHKGILKVGDFGLAREYGSPLKPYTPVVVTLWYRSPDLLLGAKEYSTAVDMWSVGCIFGELLTQKPLFPGKSEIDQINKIFKDLGSPSEKIWPGYNELPAVKKMTFTEYPYNNLRKRFGALLSDQGFDLMNKFLTYCPSKRITAEEALKHEYFRETPLPIDPSMFPTWPAKSEQQRVKRGTSPRPPEGGLGYSQLGDDDLKDTGFHLTTTNQGASAAGPGFSLKF, encoded by the exons ATGGGGGACGAAAAGGACACCTGGAAAGTTAAAACGCTGGACGAGATTCTCCAAGAAAAAAAGCGCAGAAAAGAGCTGGAAGAAAAGGCCGACCCCAAACGCCAGAAACCT ACGGATGAGCGGGAAGCCAAGCGGGACACACTGGAGGAAGGAGAGCTACGGGATCACAGGATGGAAATAACGATCCGTAACTCCCCTTACCTGCGGGAAGACTCAACAGAAGACAG AGGGGAAGAGGACGAGTCGCTCGCTATCAAGCCCCCCCAGCAAATGGCCAGAAAAGAGAAATCGCACCACaggaaagaggagaggagaaaggacAAGAGGCGTCGCCGCAGTCACTCCACTGAAGGAG GGAAGCACATCCGGGCGAAGGACAAAGACAAGGAGAAGGAGCGGGAGAACGAGCGCAGGAAGAGGCAGCGGGAGGAGCAGGACAAGGCACGCCGGGACTGGGAGCGGCAGAAACGCAGGGAGCTGGCCAGAGCCCACTCCCGCATGGAGAG GGACCGCCTGGAGCAGCTGGAGCGGCAGCGCGAGCGGGAGAGGAAGCTCCGCgagcagcagcagaaggagCAGCGGGAGCAGAAGGAGCGCGAGAGgagggcggaggagaggaggaaagagagggacacGCGCCGGGAGG TGCCGTCCCACCACCGGGGGCAGCTGGACGACTACGGAGAGAAGCCCAAACCCAGGCACCGGAGCCGCAGCCCCGTCCGGCCCCCGCGCGACAGCAAGCCTGAGCAGCCGGACCCCCGGAGGATAG CGGTGCGTGAGGAGAAACCAGAGGACAGGGACTTGCTGTCTGACCTCCAGGACATCAGCGACAACGAGAGAAAGACCAGCACGGCGGAGTCTTCCTCAG GCTCAGGGTCGGGCtctgaggaggaagaagaagaagaggaggaggaggaggaggaggaggaggaagagacaaGCAGCCAGACGGAGGCAGAGGAAGGGGAGTCCGCCTCTAACTCCGGAGGCTCTGAGCCGAGCGCAG ATGAAGTGAGTGAGGAAGAGCAGTCCGAGGAGGAGTACGAAGAGGAGGCGGAGAACGGAAACCACATTCCTCCCG TGCCCGAGTCGCGCTTCGACCACGACACGGAGGACagtgtgggggaggaggaggagacagaggaggtggaggagggcgTGCCCACGCCCCAGTCCCACTCGCGCTCCCCCACCCCCGACGACAAATACATCCCAGACTCCCCCGTCATGTCCCCCGtggagctgaagaaggagctgCCAAAATACCTGCCTGCTCTCCAG GGGTGTCGCAGCGTGGAGGAGTTTCAGTGTTTAAACCGGATAGAGGAGGGCACTTACGGGGTCGTGTACAGAGCCAAGGACAAAAAGACAG ATGAGATTGTGGCCCTGAAGAGGCTgaagatggagaaggagaaagaaggcttccccatcacctctctgagAGAGATCAACACCATCCTCAAAGCCCAGCACCCCAACATCGTCACTGTCCGG GAGATTGTGGTGGGGAGTAACATGGATAAGATCTACATCGTGATGAATTACGTGGAGCACGACCTGAAGAGCCTGATGGAGACCATGAAGCAGCCCTTCCTGCCCGGCGAGGTGAAGACCCTGATGATCCAGCTGCTTCGGGGAGTCCGCCATCTCCACGACAACTGGATCCTGCATCGCGACCTGAAGACCTCCAACCTCCTGCTGAGCCACAAGGGCATCCTGAAG GTGGGCGATTTCGGCCTGGCCCGGGAGTACGGCTCTCCCCTCAAGCCCTACACGCCGGTTGTGGTGACGCTGTGGTACCGGTCCCCAGACCTGCTGCTCGGGGCCAAG GAGTACTCCACAGCTGTGGATATGTGGTCTGTCGGCTGCATTTTTGGAGAGCTCCTCACCCAGAAGCCCCTCTTCCCTGGAAAATCCGAAATTGACCAAATAAACAAGATTTTTAAG GATTTGGGGTCGCCCAGTGAGAAGATCTGGCCAGGTTACAACGAGCTGCCTGCTGTGAAGAAAATGACCTTCACAGAGTATCCGTACAATAACCTGCGTAAGCGCTTCGGGGCCCTGCTGTCCGACCAGGGCTTTGACCTCATGAACAA GTTCCTCACCTACTGCCCCAGCAAGAGGATCACGGCAGAGGAGGCGCTGAAGCACGAGTATTTCCGGGAGACCCCCCTGCCCATCGACCCCTCCATGTTCCCCACCTGGCCCGCCAAGAGCGAGCAGCAGCGGGTGAAGCGGGGAACCAGCCCCCGCCCTCCGGAGGGCGGTCTGGGGTACAGCCAGCTG GGTGATGACGACTTGAAGGACACGGGTTTTCATCTGACCACTACCAACCAGGGAGCCTCCGCGGCCGGGCCGGGGTTCAGCCTCAAGTTCTGA
- the cdk11b gene encoding cyclin-dependent kinase 11B isoform X8, with protein MGDEKDTWKVKTLDEILQEKKRRKELEEKADPKRQKPTDEREAKRDTLEEGELRDHRMEITIRNSPYLREDSTEDRGEEDESLAIKPPQQMARKEKSHHRKEERRKDKRRRRSHSTEGGKHIRAKDKDKEKERENERRKRQREEQDKARRDWERQKRRELARAHSRMESFPLSPLDRRDRLEQLERQRERERKLREQQQKEQREQKERERRAEERRKERDTRREVPSHHRGQLDDYGEKPKPRHRSRSPVRPPRDSKPEQPDPRRIAVREEKPEDRDLLSDLQDISDNERKTSTAESSSGSGSGSEEEEEEEEEEEEEEEEETSSQTEAEEGESASNSGGSEPSADEVSEEEQSEEEYEEEAENGNHIPPVPESRFDHDTEDSVGEEEETEEVEEGVPTPQSHSRSPTPDDKYIPDSPVMSPVELKKELPKYLPALQGCRSVEEFQCLNRIEEGTYGVVYRAKDKKTDEIVALKRLKMEKEKEGFPITSLREINTILKAQHPNIVTVREIVVGSNMDKIYIVMNYVEHDLKSLMETMKQPFLPGEVKTLMIQLLRGVRHLHDNWILHRDLKTSNLLLSHKGILKVGDFGLAREYGSPLKPYTPVVVTLWYRSPDLLLGAKEYSTAVDMWSVGCIFGELLTQKPLFPGKSEIDQINKIFKDLGSPSEKIWPGYNELPAVKKMTFTEYPYNNLRKRFGALLSDQGFDLMNKFLTYCPSKRITAEEALKHEYFRETPLPIDPSMFPTWPAKSEQQRVKRGTSPRPPEGGLGYSQLGDDDLKDTGFHLTTTNQGASAAGPGFSLKF; from the exons ATGGGGGACGAAAAGGACACCTGGAAAGTTAAAACGCTGGACGAGATTCTCCAAGAAAAAAAGCGCAGAAAAGAGCTGGAAGAAAAGGCCGACCCCAAACGCCAGAAACCT ACGGATGAGCGGGAAGCCAAGCGGGACACACTGGAGGAAGGAGAGCTACGGGATCACAGGATGGAAATAACGATCCGTAACTCCCCTTACCTGCGGGAAGACTCAACAGAAGACAG AGGGGAAGAGGACGAGTCGCTCGCTATCAAGCCCCCCCAGCAAATGGCCAGAAAAGAGAAATCGCACCACaggaaagaggagaggagaaaggacAAGAGGCGTCGCCGCAGTCACTCCACTGAAGGAG GGAAGCACATCCGGGCGAAGGACAAAGACAAGGAGAAGGAGCGGGAGAACGAGCGCAGGAAGAGGCAGCGGGAGGAGCAGGACAAGGCACGCCGGGACTGGGAGCGGCAGAAACGCAGGGAGCTGGCCAGAGCCCACTCCCGCATGGAGAG CTTTCCCCTTTCGCCCCTGGACCGCAGGGACCGCCTGGAGCAGCTGGAGCGGCAGCGCGAGCGGGAGAGGAAGCTCCGCgagcagcagcagaaggagCAGCGGGAGCAGAAGGAGCGCGAGAGgagggcggaggagaggaggaaagagagggacacGCGCCGGGAGG TGCCGTCCCACCACCGGGGGCAGCTGGACGACTACGGAGAGAAGCCCAAACCCAGGCACCGGAGCCGCAGCCCCGTCCGGCCCCCGCGCGACAGCAAGCCTGAGCAGCCGGACCCCCGGAGGATAG CGGTGCGTGAGGAGAAACCAGAGGACAGGGACTTGCTGTCTGACCTCCAGGACATCAGCGACAACGAGAGAAAGACCAGCACGGCGGAGTCTTCCTCAG GCTCAGGGTCGGGCtctgaggaggaagaagaagaagaggaggaggaggaggaggaggaggaggaagagacaaGCAGCCAGACGGAGGCAGAGGAAGGGGAGTCCGCCTCTAACTCCGGAGGCTCTGAGCCGAGCGCAG ATGAAGTGAGTGAGGAAGAGCAGTCCGAGGAGGAGTACGAAGAGGAGGCGGAGAACGGAAACCACATTCCTCCCG TGCCCGAGTCGCGCTTCGACCACGACACGGAGGACagtgtgggggaggaggaggagacagaggaggtggaggagggcgTGCCCACGCCCCAGTCCCACTCGCGCTCCCCCACCCCCGACGACAAATACATCCCAGACTCCCCCGTCATGTCCCCCGtggagctgaagaaggagctgCCAAAATACCTGCCTGCTCTCCAG GGGTGTCGCAGCGTGGAGGAGTTTCAGTGTTTAAACCGGATAGAGGAGGGCACTTACGGGGTCGTGTACAGAGCCAAGGACAAAAAGACAG ATGAGATTGTGGCCCTGAAGAGGCTgaagatggagaaggagaaagaaggcttccccatcacctctctgagAGAGATCAACACCATCCTCAAAGCCCAGCACCCCAACATCGTCACTGTCCGG GAGATTGTGGTGGGGAGTAACATGGATAAGATCTACATCGTGATGAATTACGTGGAGCACGACCTGAAGAGCCTGATGGAGACCATGAAGCAGCCCTTCCTGCCCGGCGAGGTGAAGACCCTGATGATCCAGCTGCTTCGGGGAGTCCGCCATCTCCACGACAACTGGATCCTGCATCGCGACCTGAAGACCTCCAACCTCCTGCTGAGCCACAAGGGCATCCTGAAG GTGGGCGATTTCGGCCTGGCCCGGGAGTACGGCTCTCCCCTCAAGCCCTACACGCCGGTTGTGGTGACGCTGTGGTACCGGTCCCCAGACCTGCTGCTCGGGGCCAAG GAGTACTCCACAGCTGTGGATATGTGGTCTGTCGGCTGCATTTTTGGAGAGCTCCTCACCCAGAAGCCCCTCTTCCCTGGAAAATCCGAAATTGACCAAATAAACAAGATTTTTAAG GATTTGGGGTCGCCCAGTGAGAAGATCTGGCCAGGTTACAACGAGCTGCCTGCTGTGAAGAAAATGACCTTCACAGAGTATCCGTACAATAACCTGCGTAAGCGCTTCGGGGCCCTGCTGTCCGACCAGGGCTTTGACCTCATGAACAA GTTCCTCACCTACTGCCCCAGCAAGAGGATCACGGCAGAGGAGGCGCTGAAGCACGAGTATTTCCGGGAGACCCCCCTGCCCATCGACCCCTCCATGTTCCCCACCTGGCCCGCCAAGAGCGAGCAGCAGCGGGTGAAGCGGGGAACCAGCCCCCGCCCTCCGGAGGGCGGTCTGGGGTACAGCCAGCTG GGTGATGACGACTTGAAGGACACGGGTTTTCATCTGACCACTACCAACCAGGGAGCCTCCGCGGCCGGGCCGGGGTTCAGCCTCAAGTTCTGA
- the cdk11b gene encoding cyclin-dependent kinase 11B isoform X5, protein MGDEKDTWKVKTLDEILQEKKRRKELEEKADPKRQKPTDEREAKRDTLEEGELRDHRMEITIRNSPYLREDSTEDRGEEDESLAIKPPQQMARKEKSHHRKEERRKDKRRRRSHSTEGGKHIRAKDKDKEKERENERRKRQREEQDKARRDWERQKRRELARAHSRMESFPLSPLDRRDRLEQLERQRERERKLREQQQKEQREQKERERRAEERRKERDTRREVPSHHRGQLDDYGEKPKPRHRSRSPVRPPRDSKPEQPDPRRIGEGANAVREEKPEDRDLLSDLQDISDNERKTSTAESSSGSGSGSEEEEEEEEEEEEEEEEETSSQTEAEEGESASNSGGSEPSADEVSEEEQSEEEYEEEAENGNHIPPVPESRFDHDTEDSVGEEEETEEVEEGVPTPQSHSRSPTPDDKYIPDSPVMSPVELKKELPKYLPALQGCRSVEEFQCLNRIEEGTYGVVYRAKDKKTDEIVALKRLKMEKEKEGFPITSLREINTILKAQHPNIVTVREIVVGSNMDKIYIVMNYVEHDLKSLMETMKQPFLPGEVKTLMIQLLRGVRHLHDNWILHRDLKTSNLLLSHKGILKVGDFGLAREYGSPLKPYTPVVVTLWYRSPDLLLGAKEYSTAVDMWSVGCIFGELLTQKPLFPGKSEIDQINKIFKDLGSPSEKIWPGYNELPAVKKMTFTEYPYNNLRKRFGALLSDQGFDLMNKFLTYCPSKRITAEEALKHEYFRETPLPIDPSMFPTWPAKSEQQRVKRGTSPRPPEGGLGYSQLGDDDLKDTGFHLTTTNQGASAAGPGFSLKF, encoded by the exons ATGGGGGACGAAAAGGACACCTGGAAAGTTAAAACGCTGGACGAGATTCTCCAAGAAAAAAAGCGCAGAAAAGAGCTGGAAGAAAAGGCCGACCCCAAACGCCAGAAACCT ACGGATGAGCGGGAAGCCAAGCGGGACACACTGGAGGAAGGAGAGCTACGGGATCACAGGATGGAAATAACGATCCGTAACTCCCCTTACCTGCGGGAAGACTCAACAGAAGACAG AGGGGAAGAGGACGAGTCGCTCGCTATCAAGCCCCCCCAGCAAATGGCCAGAAAAGAGAAATCGCACCACaggaaagaggagaggagaaaggacAAGAGGCGTCGCCGCAGTCACTCCACTGAAGGAG GGAAGCACATCCGGGCGAAGGACAAAGACAAGGAGAAGGAGCGGGAGAACGAGCGCAGGAAGAGGCAGCGGGAGGAGCAGGACAAGGCACGCCGGGACTGGGAGCGGCAGAAACGCAGGGAGCTGGCCAGAGCCCACTCCCGCATGGAGAG CTTTCCCCTTTCGCCCCTGGACCGCAGGGACCGCCTGGAGCAGCTGGAGCGGCAGCGCGAGCGGGAGAGGAAGCTCCGCgagcagcagcagaaggagCAGCGGGAGCAGAAGGAGCGCGAGAGgagggcggaggagaggaggaaagagagggacacGCGCCGGGAGG TGCCGTCCCACCACCGGGGGCAGCTGGACGACTACGGAGAGAAGCCCAAACCCAGGCACCGGAGCCGCAGCCCCGTCCGGCCCCCGCGCGACAGCAAGCCTGAGCAGCCGGACCCCCGGAGGATAGGTGAGGGGGCTAACG CGGTGCGTGAGGAGAAACCAGAGGACAGGGACTTGCTGTCTGACCTCCAGGACATCAGCGACAACGAGAGAAAGACCAGCACGGCGGAGTCTTCCTCAG GCTCAGGGTCGGGCtctgaggaggaagaagaagaagaggaggaggaggaggaggaggaggaggaagagacaaGCAGCCAGACGGAGGCAGAGGAAGGGGAGTCCGCCTCTAACTCCGGAGGCTCTGAGCCGAGCGCAG ATGAAGTGAGTGAGGAAGAGCAGTCCGAGGAGGAGTACGAAGAGGAGGCGGAGAACGGAAACCACATTCCTCCCG TGCCCGAGTCGCGCTTCGACCACGACACGGAGGACagtgtgggggaggaggaggagacagaggaggtggaggagggcgTGCCCACGCCCCAGTCCCACTCGCGCTCCCCCACCCCCGACGACAAATACATCCCAGACTCCCCCGTCATGTCCCCCGtggagctgaagaaggagctgCCAAAATACCTGCCTGCTCTCCAG GGGTGTCGCAGCGTGGAGGAGTTTCAGTGTTTAAACCGGATAGAGGAGGGCACTTACGGGGTCGTGTACAGAGCCAAGGACAAAAAGACAG ATGAGATTGTGGCCCTGAAGAGGCTgaagatggagaaggagaaagaaggcttccccatcacctctctgagAGAGATCAACACCATCCTCAAAGCCCAGCACCCCAACATCGTCACTGTCCGG GAGATTGTGGTGGGGAGTAACATGGATAAGATCTACATCGTGATGAATTACGTGGAGCACGACCTGAAGAGCCTGATGGAGACCATGAAGCAGCCCTTCCTGCCCGGCGAGGTGAAGACCCTGATGATCCAGCTGCTTCGGGGAGTCCGCCATCTCCACGACAACTGGATCCTGCATCGCGACCTGAAGACCTCCAACCTCCTGCTGAGCCACAAGGGCATCCTGAAG GTGGGCGATTTCGGCCTGGCCCGGGAGTACGGCTCTCCCCTCAAGCCCTACACGCCGGTTGTGGTGACGCTGTGGTACCGGTCCCCAGACCTGCTGCTCGGGGCCAAG GAGTACTCCACAGCTGTGGATATGTGGTCTGTCGGCTGCATTTTTGGAGAGCTCCTCACCCAGAAGCCCCTCTTCCCTGGAAAATCCGAAATTGACCAAATAAACAAGATTTTTAAG GATTTGGGGTCGCCCAGTGAGAAGATCTGGCCAGGTTACAACGAGCTGCCTGCTGTGAAGAAAATGACCTTCACAGAGTATCCGTACAATAACCTGCGTAAGCGCTTCGGGGCCCTGCTGTCCGACCAGGGCTTTGACCTCATGAACAA GTTCCTCACCTACTGCCCCAGCAAGAGGATCACGGCAGAGGAGGCGCTGAAGCACGAGTATTTCCGGGAGACCCCCCTGCCCATCGACCCCTCCATGTTCCCCACCTGGCCCGCCAAGAGCGAGCAGCAGCGGGTGAAGCGGGGAACCAGCCCCCGCCCTCCGGAGGGCGGTCTGGGGTACAGCCAGCTG GGTGATGACGACTTGAAGGACACGGGTTTTCATCTGACCACTACCAACCAGGGAGCCTCCGCGGCCGGGCCGGGGTTCAGCCTCAAGTTCTGA
- the cdk11b gene encoding cyclin-dependent kinase 11B isoform X4 — protein sequence MGDEKDTWKVKTLDEILQEKKRRKELEEKADPKRQKPTDEREAKRDTLEEGELRDHRMEITIRNSPYLREDSTEDRGEEDESLAIKPPQQMARKEKSHHRKEERRKDKRRRRSHSTEGEGSLGLLDPAISHQPKGCCAGSLTGKHIRAKDKDKEKERENERRKRQREEQDKARRDWERQKRRELARAHSRMERDRLEQLERQRERERKLREQQQKEQREQKERERRAEERRKERDTRREVPSHHRGQLDDYGEKPKPRHRSRSPVRPPRDSKPEQPDPRRIAVREEKPEDRDLLSDLQDISDNERKTSTAESSSGSGSGSEEEEEEEEEEEEEEEEETSSQTEAEEGESASNSGGSEPSADEVSEEEQSEEEYEEEAENGNHIPPVPESRFDHDTEDSVGEEEETEEVEEGVPTPQSHSRSPTPDDKYIPDSPVMSPVELKKELPKYLPALQGCRSVEEFQCLNRIEEGTYGVVYRAKDKKTDEIVALKRLKMEKEKEGFPITSLREINTILKAQHPNIVTVREIVVGSNMDKIYIVMNYVEHDLKSLMETMKQPFLPGEVKTLMIQLLRGVRHLHDNWILHRDLKTSNLLLSHKGILKVGDFGLAREYGSPLKPYTPVVVTLWYRSPDLLLGAKEYSTAVDMWSVGCIFGELLTQKPLFPGKSEIDQINKIFKDLGSPSEKIWPGYNELPAVKKMTFTEYPYNNLRKRFGALLSDQGFDLMNKFLTYCPSKRITAEEALKHEYFRETPLPIDPSMFPTWPAKSEQQRVKRGTSPRPPEGGLGYSQLGDDDLKDTGFHLTTTNQGASAAGPGFSLKF from the exons ATGGGGGACGAAAAGGACACCTGGAAAGTTAAAACGCTGGACGAGATTCTCCAAGAAAAAAAGCGCAGAAAAGAGCTGGAAGAAAAGGCCGACCCCAAACGCCAGAAACCT ACGGATGAGCGGGAAGCCAAGCGGGACACACTGGAGGAAGGAGAGCTACGGGATCACAGGATGGAAATAACGATCCGTAACTCCCCTTACCTGCGGGAAGACTCAACAGAAGACAG AGGGGAAGAGGACGAGTCGCTCGCTATCAAGCCCCCCCAGCAAATGGCCAGAAAAGAGAAATCGCACCACaggaaagaggagaggagaaaggacAAGAGGCGTCGCCGCAGTCACTCCACTGAAGGAG AGGGTTCTCTCGGATTGCTCGACCCCGCTATATCCCATCAGCCTAAGGGGTGCTGTGCTGGTTCGCTCACAGGGAAGCACATCCGGGCGAAGGACAAAGACAAGGAGAAGGAGCGGGAGAACGAGCGCAGGAAGAGGCAGCGGGAGGAGCAGGACAAGGCACGCCGGGACTGGGAGCGGCAGAAACGCAGGGAGCTGGCCAGAGCCCACTCCCGCATGGAGAG GGACCGCCTGGAGCAGCTGGAGCGGCAGCGCGAGCGGGAGAGGAAGCTCCGCgagcagcagcagaaggagCAGCGGGAGCAGAAGGAGCGCGAGAGgagggcggaggagaggaggaaagagagggacacGCGCCGGGAGG TGCCGTCCCACCACCGGGGGCAGCTGGACGACTACGGAGAGAAGCCCAAACCCAGGCACCGGAGCCGCAGCCCCGTCCGGCCCCCGCGCGACAGCAAGCCTGAGCAGCCGGACCCCCGGAGGATAG CGGTGCGTGAGGAGAAACCAGAGGACAGGGACTTGCTGTCTGACCTCCAGGACATCAGCGACAACGAGAGAAAGACCAGCACGGCGGAGTCTTCCTCAG GCTCAGGGTCGGGCtctgaggaggaagaagaagaagaggaggaggaggaggaggaggaggaggaagagacaaGCAGCCAGACGGAGGCAGAGGAAGGGGAGTCCGCCTCTAACTCCGGAGGCTCTGAGCCGAGCGCAG ATGAAGTGAGTGAGGAAGAGCAGTCCGAGGAGGAGTACGAAGAGGAGGCGGAGAACGGAAACCACATTCCTCCCG TGCCCGAGTCGCGCTTCGACCACGACACGGAGGACagtgtgggggaggaggaggagacagaggaggtggaggagggcgTGCCCACGCCCCAGTCCCACTCGCGCTCCCCCACCCCCGACGACAAATACATCCCAGACTCCCCCGTCATGTCCCCCGtggagctgaagaaggagctgCCAAAATACCTGCCTGCTCTCCAG GGGTGTCGCAGCGTGGAGGAGTTTCAGTGTTTAAACCGGATAGAGGAGGGCACTTACGGGGTCGTGTACAGAGCCAAGGACAAAAAGACAG ATGAGATTGTGGCCCTGAAGAGGCTgaagatggagaaggagaaagaaggcttccccatcacctctctgagAGAGATCAACACCATCCTCAAAGCCCAGCACCCCAACATCGTCACTGTCCGG GAGATTGTGGTGGGGAGTAACATGGATAAGATCTACATCGTGATGAATTACGTGGAGCACGACCTGAAGAGCCTGATGGAGACCATGAAGCAGCCCTTCCTGCCCGGCGAGGTGAAGACCCTGATGATCCAGCTGCTTCGGGGAGTCCGCCATCTCCACGACAACTGGATCCTGCATCGCGACCTGAAGACCTCCAACCTCCTGCTGAGCCACAAGGGCATCCTGAAG GTGGGCGATTTCGGCCTGGCCCGGGAGTACGGCTCTCCCCTCAAGCCCTACACGCCGGTTGTGGTGACGCTGTGGTACCGGTCCCCAGACCTGCTGCTCGGGGCCAAG GAGTACTCCACAGCTGTGGATATGTGGTCTGTCGGCTGCATTTTTGGAGAGCTCCTCACCCAGAAGCCCCTCTTCCCTGGAAAATCCGAAATTGACCAAATAAACAAGATTTTTAAG GATTTGGGGTCGCCCAGTGAGAAGATCTGGCCAGGTTACAACGAGCTGCCTGCTGTGAAGAAAATGACCTTCACAGAGTATCCGTACAATAACCTGCGTAAGCGCTTCGGGGCCCTGCTGTCCGACCAGGGCTTTGACCTCATGAACAA GTTCCTCACCTACTGCCCCAGCAAGAGGATCACGGCAGAGGAGGCGCTGAAGCACGAGTATTTCCGGGAGACCCCCCTGCCCATCGACCCCTCCATGTTCCCCACCTGGCCCGCCAAGAGCGAGCAGCAGCGGGTGAAGCGGGGAACCAGCCCCCGCCCTCCGGAGGGCGGTCTGGGGTACAGCCAGCTG GGTGATGACGACTTGAAGGACACGGGTTTTCATCTGACCACTACCAACCAGGGAGCCTCCGCGGCCGGGCCGGGGTTCAGCCTCAAGTTCTGA